The Phycisphaerae bacterium RAS1 genome includes a region encoding these proteins:
- the taqIM gene encoding Modification methylase TaqI — translation MPTRRPPPADTAPLPFGALRNSELFSNHWLQHRLQLEPEFAELRDAAGLAFRSVRQLWEMQRSRVEHYGDEAGLEQAFIQPLLATLGWILKYQTWLDGRKPDYALFLSEQALDAALRAGRNQPEFWQHPAALADAKAWHVSLDRPTGVGAEREYPPQQIEWYLNRSGVDYAILTNGRLWRLVPRQRAPGKARFQTYYECDLARLLTSVEDAPGRGQLALHQEQAAFDDFFRFFLFFGPAGLASLSGRQPLVARALAGSSEYALSIGEDLKERVFEALRLCIEGFLTHAPNRLNAPRDLELCREQSFVLLYRLLFIMYAEDRSLLPYRRNDLYTRNRSLARHRDEIADVLDRVAHGRDPEYALGQTAIWQDLLSLFDLIDHGHARYAVPAYNGGLFDAQRHEFLSRAALPDRYLARVIDQLGRAADPEHPERGLFRVDYRDLAIQHLGSIYEGLLELRPHFATAPMVVIRERRGARRSERIVPRSEPTPPGWEETGLRYERGRVYLQTDKGERRASGSYYTPDPIVGYIVENTLGPLCREIDQRLNAEIAQTETKLRRARGANRDALQKELDALRAGFDDRILRLRVLDPAMGSGHFLVRACQYLAEELATNPHASDPALDPAVGDAPTLVYWKRRVVESCIFGVDFNPMAVELATLALWLESVSTSEPLTFLEHHLRPGNSLVGARITDLGSLPDFPGGTANIFKQQVEQRLPILLRPLHEIRATPSQTPAQIKAKENMYRLAFTPLCDMFSAIGDLWCSTFFAPEEHRVSPANYDAALLALAGSGGFEALKIQPWFQAARAAAADAPLRAFHWELAFPEAFFDLTGRRAEGGFDAIIGNPPYDVLSERETGRDLSALKSFIEHDATYTPSRRGKNNLYKLFICRALELLADGGRFGFIVPMALLGDDQAADLRRAMLEAGALTAVEAFPQKDDPARRVFPDAKLSTCVFTLLKTADESVRRTPFRSRQHPADRIDESSPSLKLTTEQIPLYDPSNRAIVSCSQEDWDLAVRIMGSGRLSRLSRFCEFFQGEVNETIQRRAGNLRERGGKLVTRGAAVCLYSVREASQGENLYLDVPQFLQNADESSKSFHHRQPRVVLQESSPQNNFRRIIAAYLSAGEFTNHTVNYCPAHKSTIDLYFVLAILNCKLADWYFRLGSTNAHVSHYQLYNLPCPVCATGRTDADAKISESVMAAVNAEDIEDAAQLLAPELNNAPFPLGVQDVIAELVRRIMAIEAARGEIARVERSALDPAAQPLQDLIDRILYAMAGLNADEIAGLEARLATML, via the coding sequence ATGCCGACCCGCCGCCCCCCGCCCGCTGACACCGCGCCGCTGCCGTTCGGGGCATTGCGGAACAGCGAGCTCTTCTCGAACCATTGGCTGCAACACCGACTCCAACTGGAGCCGGAGTTTGCCGAATTACGCGACGCCGCGGGGCTGGCGTTTCGAAGCGTCCGGCAACTCTGGGAAATGCAACGCAGCCGCGTCGAGCATTACGGCGACGAAGCCGGCCTTGAGCAGGCGTTCATTCAGCCGCTGCTCGCCACGCTCGGGTGGATTCTGAAATACCAAACATGGCTCGACGGGCGCAAGCCCGATTACGCGCTGTTCCTGAGCGAGCAGGCGCTGGACGCCGCGCTACGCGCTGGACGCAATCAGCCGGAATTCTGGCAGCATCCGGCGGCCCTGGCCGACGCAAAAGCATGGCACGTGAGCCTGGACCGGCCGACGGGAGTCGGGGCTGAGCGTGAGTATCCGCCACAGCAGATCGAGTGGTACCTCAACCGAAGCGGCGTTGACTACGCAATCCTCACGAACGGGCGGCTCTGGCGGCTCGTGCCGCGCCAACGAGCCCCAGGAAAAGCGCGCTTCCAAACCTACTACGAGTGCGACCTGGCGCGCCTGCTTACGAGCGTGGAAGACGCCCCGGGAAGAGGCCAGCTTGCACTGCACCAGGAACAGGCTGCCTTCGATGATTTTTTCCGCTTCTTTCTGTTCTTCGGTCCGGCCGGCCTTGCCTCTCTATCCGGGCGGCAACCGCTGGTTGCGCGGGCGCTGGCCGGCAGCTCGGAGTACGCGCTCAGCATTGGCGAGGATCTCAAAGAGCGCGTGTTTGAAGCGCTCCGCCTGTGCATCGAGGGCTTTCTGACGCACGCACCCAATCGGCTCAACGCGCCGCGCGACCTGGAACTGTGCCGCGAGCAGAGTTTCGTCCTCCTGTATCGCCTGCTCTTCATCATGTACGCCGAGGACCGGTCGCTGCTGCCCTATCGGCGAAATGACCTGTATACGCGAAACCGGAGCCTCGCCCGGCATCGCGATGAAATCGCCGACGTGCTCGACCGCGTTGCGCACGGCCGGGATCCGGAGTACGCCCTCGGCCAGACAGCGATCTGGCAGGATCTCCTCTCGCTGTTCGACCTGATCGACCATGGGCACGCGCGTTACGCCGTCCCGGCATACAACGGCGGTTTGTTTGACGCGCAGCGGCACGAATTCCTGAGCCGTGCGGCGCTGCCGGACCGCTACCTGGCCCGCGTGATCGACCAGCTTGGCCGCGCCGCCGACCCGGAGCATCCGGAGCGCGGGCTGTTTCGCGTCGATTACCGCGACCTGGCGATTCAGCACCTCGGGAGCATCTACGAAGGTCTGCTGGAGCTGCGCCCCCACTTTGCGACCGCGCCCATGGTGGTCATCCGCGAGCGGCGCGGCGCGCGCCGCTCGGAGAGGATCGTCCCGCGCTCCGAACCGACGCCGCCCGGCTGGGAGGAAACCGGCCTGCGCTACGAGCGCGGCCGCGTGTATCTGCAAACCGACAAGGGCGAGCGCCGCGCGAGCGGGTCCTACTACACGCCCGATCCGATCGTGGGCTACATCGTCGAAAACACGCTCGGTCCGCTCTGCCGTGAAATCGACCAGCGCCTGAACGCCGAAATCGCGCAGACGGAGACCAAGCTTCGACGCGCGCGGGGGGCTAACCGCGACGCCTTGCAGAAGGAACTGGACGCGCTGCGGGCCGGCTTCGACGACCGCATCCTGCGCCTGCGCGTGCTAGACCCCGCCATGGGCTCGGGGCATTTTCTGGTGCGCGCCTGCCAGTATCTGGCCGAAGAGCTCGCCACGAACCCCCACGCCTCGGACCCGGCCCTGGACCCCGCCGTCGGCGACGCCCCCACGCTGGTGTACTGGAAGCGGCGCGTGGTCGAGTCCTGCATTTTCGGCGTCGACTTCAACCCGATGGCGGTCGAGCTGGCGACGCTGGCGCTCTGGCTGGAGTCGGTGTCCACCAGCGAGCCGCTGACGTTCCTGGAGCATCACCTCCGCCCCGGAAACAGCCTGGTCGGCGCCCGGATTACCGACCTCGGCTCGCTGCCCGACTTCCCCGGCGGGACGGCGAACATTTTCAAGCAGCAGGTGGAGCAGCGCCTTCCGATCCTGCTGAGGCCCCTGCACGAAATTCGCGCCACGCCCTCCCAAACACCGGCACAGATCAAGGCCAAAGAAAACATGTATCGCCTGGCGTTCACGCCGCTGTGCGACATGTTCAGTGCGATCGGCGATCTGTGGTGCTCCACATTCTTCGCACCCGAGGAGCATCGCGTCTCCCCCGCGAATTATGACGCGGCGCTCCTTGCGCTGGCCGGTTCCGGCGGGTTCGAGGCGCTGAAGATCCAACCGTGGTTCCAGGCAGCGCGGGCGGCCGCGGCGGATGCACCGCTGCGGGCGTTTCACTGGGAGCTGGCGTTTCCGGAGGCGTTCTTCGACCTGACCGGCAGGCGCGCCGAGGGTGGCTTCGATGCGATCATCGGGAATCCGCCCTACGATGTCCTTTCGGAGCGGGAAACAGGTCGCGACCTGTCGGCGTTGAAGTCATTCATCGAGCACGACGCGACGTACACGCCTTCGCGGCGCGGCAAGAACAACCTCTACAAGCTGTTTATCTGCCGGGCGCTGGAACTGCTCGCCGATGGCGGGCGATTCGGGTTCATCGTGCCGATGGCGCTCCTGGGCGACGACCAGGCGGCCGACTTGCGACGGGCCATGCTGGAGGCCGGCGCGCTCACCGCAGTTGAGGCGTTTCCGCAGAAGGACGATCCGGCGCGGCGCGTCTTTCCGGATGCCAAGCTCTCGACCTGCGTCTTTACGCTGCTGAAGACGGCCGATGAGAGCGTTCGGCGGACGCCGTTCAGGTCGCGCCAACACCCGGCGGACCGCATTGACGAGTCATCGCCTTCCCTGAAACTGACGACGGAACAAATACCGCTCTACGATCCGTCGAATCGCGCGATTGTGAGCTGTTCGCAGGAGGACTGGGATCTGGCGGTGCGGATCATGGGAAGCGGGCGGCTGAGTCGACTGAGTCGATTCTGCGAGTTCTTTCAAGGCGAAGTAAACGAGACCATTCAGCGCCGCGCTGGGAATCTCCGGGAGCGGGGCGGCAAGCTTGTTACGCGTGGCGCCGCCGTCTGCCTATACAGCGTGCGAGAAGCATCTCAGGGTGAAAACCTCTACTTGGACGTTCCTCAATTTCTGCAGAACGCGGATGAGTCAAGCAAGTCATTTCACCATCGCCAACCGCGCGTTGTGCTCCAGGAATCGAGCCCACAGAACAACTTTCGACGGATCATCGCCGCATATCTATCGGCGGGCGAGTTTACGAATCACACGGTCAACTACTGCCCCGCGCACAAATCAACCATCGACCTGTACTTCGTGCTTGCGATACTGAACTGCAAGCTCGCGGACTGGTATTTTCGGCTCGGCAGCACAAACGCCCACGTCAGCCATTATCAGCTCTACAACCTCCCGTGCCCGGTTTGTGCCACCGGTCGCACAGATGCCGATGCCAAGATCAGTGAGAGCGTAATGGCGGCCGTAAACGCCGAGGATATTGAGGACGCGGCCCAGCTGTTAGCGCCCGAGCTGAATAACGCTCCGTTCCCGCTCGGTGTGCAGGATGTAATCGCCGAGCTGGTGCGTCGGATCATGGCGATCGAGGCCGCGCGCGGCGAGATTGCGCGCGTCGAGCGCTCCGCTCTCGATCCTGCCGCGCAGCCACTGCAAGATCTCATCGACCGCATCCTGTATGCCATGGCGGGGCTGAACGCTGATGAGATCGCCGGGCTTGAGGCGCGACTGGCGACGATGCTGTAG
- a CDS encoding Thermophilic serine proteinase precursor, whose product MMPGVRVRRRRAAVLAAGVLILGIGSEAALAQYHYVYRGQPVPLALRADLLASFAADGDEAATVLRNFGAAPAEADWAGPRGWSMFTALSSKARPEDVEALVAAAADMPAVEFASPVFIDRLGGPLVVTPDILVAFDPTVPPDERRRLLDRVVGGHLLDENWARMEGVYRVRSLSRNGFDVLREANALSIEPGVRFAEPDMIFSGRASLICTPNDSLYPSLWGLNQASDVDMDAPEAWQITRGSAAIRVVVIDVGVQQDHPDMNQAPGADFTGSGGGGGPVNQCDNHGTAVAGCVSATIDNALGVVGLAPLCLSASARCFNSNLSCNGSWSGQASWTVAALDWAQSSGARVTNNSNYYGFTSSAIEQKYNDTRNAGIVHFASAGNDSSATIGYPASLPTVNAIAALSQSGARASFSNWGTGLDFSAPGVGIWSTDRTGSDGYTASDYASVQGTSFASPYSAAVAALLLSYNPGLSAPQVESTMAAGCTDLGTAGYDTDFGWGMVNAYATLLQFASPPAPPGPFSLMLPEEAAVAVADRPVFMWSASAGAVEYSLTVDDNANFGSVDYSAAGIAGTSHQPPQALEQNRTYYWRVTAVNCIGQAGATPASGSFSTWLDCNDNDVPDAVDISGGFSQDCNKNGQPDECDLVAAFRASSADMTPINRNVSQTFSYAARPAVASVSLAFSAFADLNFASESFDVRINGVSVGTAFGPAGQDCPLTPSQETLMVPAATYNALITTGGPTDLTVVASTGVDETCAPASWVSVIITYVGVATSADENSNQTPDECENPFALGDMNCDGNIDVLDINPFILALSDPIAYAAQYPTCDINNGDINNDGNVDVLDINPFVALLVG is encoded by the coding sequence ATGATGCCAGGAGTGCGCGTTCGCAGGCGGCGCGCGGCCGTTCTGGCCGCCGGTGTGCTGATTCTCGGCATCGGCTCCGAGGCGGCGCTTGCACAGTATCACTACGTCTACCGCGGGCAACCCGTTCCGCTCGCACTGCGCGCGGACCTGCTGGCCTCTTTCGCCGCCGACGGTGACGAAGCGGCGACCGTGCTGCGGAATTTCGGCGCAGCCCCGGCCGAAGCCGACTGGGCCGGGCCGCGCGGCTGGTCGATGTTCACGGCGCTGAGCTCAAAGGCGCGCCCGGAAGACGTTGAAGCTCTCGTCGCCGCGGCGGCCGATATGCCCGCCGTCGAATTCGCCTCACCGGTGTTCATCGACCGGCTGGGTGGCCCGCTGGTCGTTACGCCCGACATCCTGGTCGCCTTCGACCCGACTGTCCCGCCCGACGAGCGGCGGCGCTTGCTTGACCGCGTCGTCGGCGGGCACCTGCTGGACGAAAACTGGGCCCGTATGGAGGGCGTCTATCGCGTGCGCAGCCTGAGCCGCAACGGCTTCGACGTCTTGCGCGAGGCCAATGCGCTCAGCATCGAGCCGGGCGTGCGATTCGCCGAGCCGGACATGATCTTCAGCGGCCGTGCGTCGCTGATCTGCACGCCCAACGACTCGCTCTACCCGTCTCTCTGGGGGCTGAACCAGGCGTCCGACGTGGACATGGACGCACCGGAAGCCTGGCAGATCACGCGCGGTTCCGCGGCGATCCGCGTGGTGGTCATCGACGTCGGCGTGCAGCAGGACCATCCGGACATGAATCAGGCGCCCGGGGCCGATTTCACCGGCTCGGGCGGAGGCGGCGGCCCGGTCAACCAGTGCGACAATCACGGCACCGCGGTAGCCGGGTGCGTCAGCGCGACGATCGATAACGCGCTGGGAGTCGTCGGCCTCGCGCCGCTCTGCCTGTCGGCGTCAGCCCGCTGCTTCAACAGCAACTTGAGCTGCAACGGGAGCTGGAGCGGTCAGGCGAGCTGGACGGTGGCCGCGCTGGACTGGGCCCAATCCAGCGGCGCACGCGTGACCAACAACAGCAACTACTATGGCTTCACCTCCTCCGCCATTGAGCAGAAATACAATGACACGCGCAACGCGGGCATCGTTCATTTCGCGTCGGCGGGAAATGACTCCAGCGCAACGATCGGCTATCCAGCGAGCCTGCCGACGGTCAACGCGATCGCGGCTCTTTCGCAAAGCGGCGCACGCGCGAGCTTCAGCAACTGGGGCACCGGCCTGGATTTCTCCGCGCCCGGCGTCGGCATCTGGTCCACGGACCGCACCGGAAGCGATGGTTACACCGCTTCCGATTACGCCAGCGTTCAGGGCACGTCGTTTGCTTCACCCTACAGCGCGGCCGTCGCGGCGTTGCTCCTGTCGTACAACCCGGGCCTCTCTGCCCCGCAGGTGGAATCCACCATGGCCGCCGGCTGCACCGACCTGGGAACCGCCGGCTACGACACCGACTTCGGCTGGGGCATGGTGAACGCCTACGCCACGTTGCTTCAGTTCGCGTCGCCGCCCGCGCCGCCGGGGCCGTTCTCCCTGATGTTGCCGGAGGAAGCGGCGGTCGCCGTAGCGGATCGGCCGGTGTTCATGTGGTCGGCGTCCGCGGGAGCGGTCGAGTATTCTCTGACGGTCGATGACAACGCAAACTTTGGCAGCGTCGACTACTCAGCCGCAGGCATCGCGGGCACGTCGCACCAGCCGCCGCAGGCGCTGGAGCAGAACCGCACCTACTACTGGCGCGTCACTGCTGTCAATTGCATCGGACAGGCCGGCGCGACCCCGGCGAGCGGATCGTTTTCCACCTGGCTGGACTGCAATGACAACGACGTGCCCGACGCAGTCGATATTTCCGGCGGCTTTTCGCAGGACTGCAATAAGAACGGCCAGCCGGACGAATGCGATCTGGTCGCGGCGTTCCGGGCTTCGTCGGCGGACATGACGCCGATCAATCGCAATGTGTCGCAGACGTTCAGTTACGCAGCGCGGCCGGCGGTCGCAAGCGTCTCGCTCGCATTCTCGGCCTTTGCCGACTTGAATTTCGCCAGCGAGTCATTCGACGTCCGAATCAACGGCGTCTCGGTTGGAACGGCATTCGGCCCCGCCGGGCAGGACTGCCCGCTGACGCCGAGCCAGGAGACGCTGATGGTCCCCGCCGCCACGTACAACGCGCTGATCACGACCGGCGGCCCGACCGATCTGACCGTTGTCGCCAGCACCGGCGTCGATGAGACGTGCGCCCCGGCGTCGTGGGTGTCTGTGATCATCACGTACGTGGGCGTTGCGACCAGCGCCGACGAGAACAGCAACCAGACGCCGGACGAATGCGAGAATCCGTTTGCACTCGGCGACATGAACTGCGACGGAAACATCGACGTGCTGGATATCAACCCGTTCATTCTGGCGCTCTCCGATCCGATTGCATACGCGGCGCAGTATCCGACGTGCGACATCAACAATGGCGACATCAACAACGACGGAAATGTGGATGTGCTGGATATCAATCCGTTTGTGGCGCTGCTCGTGGGTTGA
- a CDS encoding Cortical protein marker for cell polarity encodes MRTNPLGHSRVWQGRLICFGTLLLTAAAAPRTLAQCEHLWTSRGSLPGVSGSVDAIAVYDDGSGPAFYAAGSFVVAGNVTAANIARWNGAAWSALPGLNGRVRAMAIFNGTLIAAGDFTTAGGASADRIASWNGAEWTALGAGVADSVRALAVFNGALVVGGVFPGGIRQWNGAAWSFPYGAADSWVESLVVFNNQLVAGGAFSMIRGVPARNVARWTGTTWEPLAAGLDGRVLALREFNGDLIAGGYFNQAGSAPFVARWSGSAWSGMGSGMSFWVQSLHVFAGQLYAGGGFSTAGGATVSYVARWTGTDWAAVGGGLGAYVYSLGDFAGALFAGGSFNDASSNGRPLAGIARWDGSNWTPVGGGLDDDVRVLAVHNGDLYAGGTFWTAHGLTVNRVARKVGDTWQPLASGLSGTPAAMVSFDGRLIVGGSFYYASGTPVNHIAAWDGQSWHPLGSGLGTGGYVSALTAYAGSLIAAGHFDRIGGVDAANIARWDGLNWTPLAAGLTGGYVQVNALCTYHDELYAAGAFSTAGDSPAAQIARWNGTTWSPVGGGITGSISPEVEALAVYNGELIAAGGFDSAGGVSTGSIARWNGSGWARLDRVHTGSPRELQVYDGVLFASGPVSGDDIMGWGGLNSFVVADNVGSAIDALVRYGESVYIGGRFLTAEGVASPYLVELAPASPRITRQPGAVATVAGGVAVFSADVLQYSSIRWRRNQVSLSDGPTGSGSVISGAMTPTLTIANAQSFDAAGYDAVVTNACASIRSLSATLALVAPGDLNCDGAVNILDITPLVLALIDPTAYAAQYPGCDIAIGDINDDGNVDVLDINPFVALLAGG; translated from the coding sequence ATGCGTACGAATCCCCTTGGGCATTCTCGTGTTTGGCAAGGTCGACTGATCTGCTTCGGTACGCTTCTCCTTACTGCTGCCGCCGCGCCCCGCACGCTGGCTCAATGCGAGCACCTGTGGACCAGCCGCGGCTCGCTGCCCGGCGTCAGCGGCAGCGTGGATGCAATCGCAGTCTACGACGACGGCAGTGGACCGGCTTTTTACGCCGCCGGCAGCTTCGTCGTCGCGGGTAACGTCACTGCCGCGAACATCGCCCGCTGGAATGGTGCTGCGTGGAGCGCCCTGCCCGGTTTGAACGGCCGGGTTCGCGCCATGGCCATCTTCAACGGAACGCTGATCGCCGCGGGCGACTTCACCACCGCCGGCGGTGCATCCGCCGACCGAATTGCCTCGTGGAATGGTGCTGAGTGGACCGCTCTGGGCGCCGGAGTCGCCGACAGCGTGCGGGCGCTGGCCGTTTTCAACGGCGCACTCGTGGTCGGCGGTGTCTTTCCCGGCGGAATCAGGCAATGGAATGGCGCGGCCTGGTCATTCCCTTACGGCGCCGCCGATTCGTGGGTCGAGAGTCTCGTCGTTTTCAACAACCAGCTCGTCGCCGGTGGGGCGTTTTCGATGATCCGCGGTGTGCCCGCCCGCAACGTCGCCCGCTGGACCGGCACAACCTGGGAACCTCTCGCCGCCGGCCTCGACGGGCGCGTGCTGGCGCTGCGCGAGTTCAACGGGGACCTCATTGCCGGCGGCTACTTCAACCAGGCTGGCAGCGCACCCTTTGTCGCGCGCTGGAGTGGATCGGCGTGGAGCGGCATGGGCAGCGGCATGAGCTTCTGGGTGCAGAGCCTTCACGTCTTCGCCGGCCAGCTTTACGCCGGCGGCGGCTTTTCCACGGCGGGCGGCGCGACCGTCAGCTACGTCGCGCGCTGGACCGGAACGGACTGGGCGGCCGTCGGCGGCGGTCTGGGTGCATACGTCTACTCGCTGGGCGACTTCGCAGGCGCCCTCTTTGCCGGCGGCTCGTTCAACGACGCCTCTTCCAACGGCCGGCCCCTGGCAGGCATCGCACGTTGGGACGGGAGCAACTGGACGCCCGTGGGCGGGGGGCTCGACGATGACGTCCGCGTATTGGCGGTCCACAACGGCGATTTGTACGCCGGCGGGACATTTTGGACTGCGCACGGCCTGACGGTGAACCGCGTCGCCCGCAAGGTCGGCGATACGTGGCAGCCGCTCGCCTCCGGCCTCAGCGGCACGCCGGCCGCGATGGTCTCGTTCGACGGTCGCCTGATTGTCGGCGGTTCTTTCTACTATGCCTCGGGAACACCGGTGAATCATATCGCCGCATGGGACGGGCAGTCTTGGCACCCACTGGGCAGTGGACTCGGCACTGGCGGCTACGTCTCCGCGCTCACCGCATACGCAGGGAGCCTGATCGCGGCCGGTCATTTCGATCGCATCGGCGGCGTGGACGCCGCCAACATCGCGCGTTGGGACGGACTGAACTGGACGCCCCTCGCCGCGGGGCTGACGGGCGGATACGTGCAGGTTAACGCGCTGTGTACTTACCACGACGAACTGTATGCGGCCGGTGCATTCTCGACCGCCGGCGACAGCCCGGCCGCGCAGATCGCCCGCTGGAACGGTACCACCTGGTCTCCGGTGGGCGGCGGCATCACAGGATCCATCAGCCCGGAGGTGGAAGCGCTGGCGGTCTACAACGGAGAGCTGATCGCCGCCGGAGGGTTTGACTCCGCCGGCGGCGTCTCAACCGGGTCGATTGCCCGCTGGAACGGCAGCGGCTGGGCGCGCCTCGACAGAGTTCACACCGGCAGCCCCAGGGAGTTGCAAGTCTACGACGGCGTGTTGTTCGCGTCCGGTCCGGTATCAGGTGACGACATCATGGGCTGGGGGGGGCTGAATTCGTTTGTCGTCGCCGACAATGTGGGCAGCGCGATCGACGCGCTCGTGCGATACGGAGAAAGCGTGTACATCGGCGGGCGCTTTCTGACGGCCGAAGGCGTTGCCTCGCCATACCTGGTCGAGCTCGCGCCGGCCTCGCCACGAATCACGCGGCAGCCCGGCGCCGTTGCCACGGTCGCCGGAGGCGTCGCCGTGTTCTCCGCCGACGTTTTGCAGTACAGCTCGATCCGCTGGCGGCGGAATCAGGTGTCGCTCAGCGACGGTCCGACCGGCTCCGGCAGCGTGATCAGTGGCGCGATGACTCCGACGCTCACAATCGCGAACGCGCAATCCTTCGACGCAGCGGGCTACGACGCCGTCGTCACCAACGCCTGCGCCTCGATCCGATCGCTCTCCGCGACTCTGGCGCTCGTCGCGCCCGGTGACTTGAACTGCGACGGGGCCGTGAACATCCTCGACATCACTCCGCTCGTGCTGGCGCTAATCGACCCGACGGCGTATGCGGCGCAATACCCGGGCTGCGACATCGCCATCGGCGACATCAACGACGACGGAAACGTGGACGTGCTCGACATCAACCCGTTCGTGGCGCTGCTGGCCGGCGGGTGA
- the tmoT_2 gene encoding Response regulator protein TmoT encodes MAHEPTVFVVDDDAAVSTAITRLLKSVNMPVETFSSPTAFLQACRPDRPGCVLLDLRMPELDGLQVQAELLARDIHLPIVMISAHGEVESAVRALKSGAVDFLRKPYQPKVLLERLREAIALDERNRAVLAARAAQQAALGQLTPREREVFDRILLGRTSKQTAVELGLSSKTVDIHRAHILLKLQLGSVVEVIREYQWCLARSAGAEPNA; translated from the coding sequence ATGGCGCATGAGCCGACCGTGTTTGTGGTGGACGACGACGCGGCCGTCAGCACCGCCATCACGCGGCTGCTGAAGTCGGTCAATATGCCGGTGGAGACGTTTTCAAGCCCCACGGCGTTCCTCCAGGCGTGCCGGCCGGATCGGCCCGGGTGCGTGCTGCTCGATCTGCGGATGCCGGAGCTGGATGGACTGCAGGTGCAGGCGGAGTTGCTGGCGCGCGACATTCATTTGCCCATCGTGATGATCTCGGCCCACGGCGAGGTCGAGAGCGCGGTCCGGGCGCTGAAGAGCGGCGCCGTGGATTTCCTGCGAAAGCCCTACCAACCGAAAGTGCTGCTGGAGCGCTTGCGCGAAGCGATCGCGCTGGACGAGCGGAATCGCGCCGTGCTCGCCGCGCGCGCCGCGCAGCAGGCGGCGCTGGGCCAGTTGACGCCGCGCGAGCGCGAGGTGTTTGATCGCATTCTGCTCGGCCGTACGTCCAAGCAGACGGCGGTGGAGCTGGGGCTGAGCAGCAAGACGGTGGACATTCACCGCGCACACATCCTTCTGAAGCTGCAGCTTGGATCTGTCGTGGAGGTCATCCGCGAGTACCAATGGTGCCTGGCTCGCAGCGCCGGCGCCGAGCCGAACGCGTAG